A stretch of the uncultured Trichococcus sp. genome encodes the following:
- a CDS encoding (deoxy)nucleoside triphosphate pyrophosphohydrolase: MKKEIHVVGAVIKSNNKILCAQRGPGKSLAYLWEFPGGKIEPGETDKEALEREIREELLCKIDVKNKVTTTLHEYDFGFVNLTTFECDLLEGEPSLTEHVAVKWLAVEELATLEWAPADIPAIEILVGQTIR, from the coding sequence ATGAAAAAAGAAATCCACGTAGTTGGGGCAGTTATAAAATCAAACAATAAAATCCTTTGTGCACAGCGAGGGCCGGGGAAATCTTTGGCTTATTTATGGGAGTTTCCTGGAGGAAAGATTGAACCAGGTGAAACGGATAAAGAGGCTCTTGAACGGGAAATTCGGGAAGAGTTACTCTGTAAAATTGATGTAAAAAATAAAGTGACAACTACTCTTCATGAGTATGATTTTGGTTTTGTAAATTTAACTACATTTGAATGTGATTTGCTAGAAGGAGAGCCTTCGCTGACAGAACATGTTGCTGTGAAATGGTTGGCGGTTGAGGAGCTAGCAACGTTAGAATGGGCGCCTGCAGATATTCCAGCAATAGAAATTTTGGTGGGACAAACAATTCGATAG
- a CDS encoding phospholipase D-like domain-containing protein — MYTLVNNTSQKNLLDELTQSLEGCSRFYFNVAFVSYSGVQLLLDSFKLAESKGITGKLITGTYLNFTDPKAIRKLKTFNDFDVRVFLATEIQGFHPKAYIFEYDDFYKVIIGSSNLTNYALKSNIEWNLQVIAKNDVSNEEFLNYLKDSFDQIWDSSLETTEDFLLQYEKHYRGVRYQDLVHSPGVDTRQIFTYPLGPRLTPNSMQKSAMRELALLRETGSERALAVAATGTGNVSQLD; from the coding sequence GTGTATACGTTAGTCAATAATACGAGCCAGAAAAATTTGCTAGATGAGCTGACACAATCTTTGGAAGGTTGTAGTCGCTTTTATTTTAATGTTGCCTTCGTAAGTTATTCTGGTGTCCAGCTATTACTGGATAGTTTTAAACTCGCGGAGAGCAAGGGCATTACAGGTAAATTAATTACAGGAACTTATTTAAATTTTACGGATCCGAAAGCCATTCGAAAGCTAAAAACTTTTAATGATTTTGATGTGCGCGTATTTTTGGCTACTGAGATACAGGGATTTCATCCAAAAGCGTACATTTTTGAATATGATGACTTCTACAAGGTGATTATCGGGTCCTCAAATTTAACGAATTATGCATTGAAAAGTAATATTGAGTGGAATCTACAAGTCATTGCTAAGAATGATGTCTCTAATGAAGAGTTTTTAAACTACTTAAAAGATAGTTTTGACCAGATTTGGGATAGTAGTTTAGAAACAACTGAAGATTTCTTACTTCAATATGAGAAGCACTATCGTGGCGTTCGTTATCAAGACCTTGTCCATTCTCCAGGTGTTGATACGCGACAAATCTTTACTTATCCCTTAGGTCCACGCTTAACACCTAACAGTATGCAAAAAAGTGCCATGCGGGAACTCGCTCTGTTGCGGGAAACAGGAAGCGAACGCGCTTTGGCGGTGGCAGCAACCGGAACCGGAAACGTATCACAACTCGACTAA
- a CDS encoding YfhO family protein, whose translation MEFFNKHKKGVITFLCWALPIILLLIYYAIRGVYPFGNGTILGGDLGTQYIDLFKYYKETILYDHTAFTYSFEKSLGGEMLSTWGYYLMSPFNLILLFFPDRLFPVAMWILVILKVSSSSLAFGYVLQKKFNQSNLATVFFSFSYSLMSFVTAYMSNILWLDGLIWLPLIVYGIEMLVIEKKPFMYIMSLAILLVSNYYIGYMVCIFSVLYFLYVKYTQDYSEGLRKGAVFFKDGLRFVGSSILAALLGAFSLIPTFYTLLAGKLDSVNPSFPMFWVHNPLDFVSRLLMGTFNFIPSLQYDYPNIFVGTVVSLGFFSFFFNENIKRKEKIGVATLSIFLLLSMSLGFLDLAWHAFALPNGLPHRYAFLFSFVMCYFGYQSFISKDKYTFMELKWFLGMYTIFAIYTLLFVDNLNLIGKTCVVVSIILCFILMLFYTLIKDHKDSKLLLLFVIFELMFNTAINLLYLGYFDDSVYQDVDTQMGEVTEWFNENENHSNFYRLEKTFNRSRNDSFAFHYRGIQNFNSNIEQSSARLFFDLGTYADGVNIDYYGGTLITDSFFGLDYYVELKEASSLYAEPYWITLNPRSDIHAYPKVAETENFNIYKNPYALSIGFGVNNEFLSKEYRKKKYLDLNNSLISAIANENVNIFTKEKIYYYDENGEITNSEYHVTEDSELTFDLGKENDGLHYLYLPTYGTSKSRTSWSILSQTKLTGSEASDPTATKVLNVTGAKEYTLKFEKDDTISDLQPYFYTLNESALSDAIGKIKGNEFIVDSYTNSSVIGHTESTFDRETLMFTIPYSKDWKVRVDGKLVETKKAYDVFLAIDLGTGKHEVELTYDPPYLGLGFVVSGISMVSLIIWYILPRKKTK comes from the coding sequence ATGGAGTTTTTTAATAAGCATAAGAAAGGAGTTATAACTTTTCTATGTTGGGCATTACCGATTATATTGTTATTAATTTACTATGCAATACGTGGTGTATACCCTTTTGGTAACGGAACTATTCTAGGTGGGGATCTTGGTACTCAATATATCGACTTATTTAAGTATTACAAAGAAACGATACTGTATGACCATACTGCTTTTACTTATTCGTTTGAAAAATCATTAGGCGGAGAAATGTTAAGCACATGGGGCTATTATCTAATGAGTCCTTTTAACCTGATTCTGTTATTTTTTCCAGATCGTCTATTCCCTGTTGCAATGTGGATTCTAGTGATTTTAAAGGTTTCTAGTTCATCTTTGGCATTTGGTTACGTATTACAAAAGAAATTTAATCAATCAAATTTAGCTACTGTATTCTTTTCCTTTAGCTATAGCTTGATGTCTTTTGTAACGGCATATATGTCAAATATCCTATGGCTTGATGGTTTGATATGGTTGCCTTTAATAGTATATGGAATAGAAATGTTGGTTATTGAGAAGAAACCATTCATGTATATTATGTCTTTAGCTATATTACTGGTTTCAAATTATTATATAGGTTATATGGTGTGTATTTTTTCGGTACTTTATTTCCTATATGTAAAATATACACAAGACTATTCCGAAGGATTAAGGAAAGGTGCAGTCTTTTTTAAAGATGGATTACGTTTTGTAGGTTCTTCCATTTTAGCAGCCCTTTTGGGGGCATTTTCATTAATTCCAACATTTTACACGTTATTAGCAGGTAAATTAGATTCAGTTAACCCGAGTTTCCCTATGTTTTGGGTTCATAATCCTTTAGACTTTGTATCTCGCTTATTAATGGGTACATTCAACTTTATTCCTAGTCTGCAATACGATTATCCCAACATTTTTGTAGGCACAGTTGTATCTTTAGGCTTCTTCTCTTTCTTCTTTAATGAAAATATTAAAAGGAAAGAGAAAATTGGTGTGGCGACTTTATCTATCTTTTTACTTTTATCAATGAGTCTTGGTTTCTTGGATTTAGCTTGGCATGCTTTCGCATTACCAAATGGGCTTCCTCATCGCTATGCTTTCCTATTTAGTTTTGTGATGTGCTACTTCGGTTATCAATCATTCATAAGTAAAGATAAATATACATTTATGGAGTTAAAATGGTTTCTTGGCATGTATACGATATTTGCTATCTATACGTTACTATTTGTGGATAATTTAAATCTTATTGGGAAAACTTGTGTAGTAGTATCCATTATTTTATGTTTTATATTAATGCTATTTTATACACTCATAAAAGACCATAAAGACTCAAAATTATTGTTGCTGTTTGTAATTTTTGAATTGATGTTTAATACTGCTATTAACTTGCTGTACTTAGGCTATTTTGACGATTCGGTATATCAAGATGTAGATACTCAAATGGGAGAAGTAACAGAATGGTTTAATGAGAACGAGAACCATTCCAATTTTTACCGTTTAGAAAAGACATTCAATCGTTCACGTAACGACTCTTTTGCTTTTCATTACAGAGGTATCCAAAACTTTAATTCTAATATTGAACAATCATCGGCTAGGTTATTTTTTGATTTAGGTACTTATGCCGATGGTGTTAACATAGATTATTATGGGGGAACATTGATAACAGATTCTTTCTTTGGTTTAGATTACTATGTGGAATTAAAAGAAGCATCCTCATTATATGCTGAACCCTACTGGATAACACTTAATCCTAGATCTGATATTCACGCCTATCCTAAAGTAGCCGAAACAGAAAATTTTAACATTTACAAAAATCCGTATGCTTTATCGATTGGTTTTGGCGTAAACAATGAGTTCTTATCAAAGGAGTACCGTAAAAAGAAATACTTGGATCTCAATAACAGTCTGATAAGTGCAATAGCAAATGAGAACGTTAATATTTTTACTAAAGAAAAAATATACTATTACGATGAAAACGGTGAAATAACTAATTCAGAATATCACGTAACTGAGGATTCGGAATTAACATTTGATTTAGGTAAAGAAAATGATGGTTTACATTACCTATATCTACCTACGTATGGTACATCTAAATCAAGAACATCTTGGTCTATATTGTCGCAAACAAAGCTTACGGGGTCAGAAGCATCCGATCCTACTGCTACTAAAGTATTGAATGTCACTGGTGCTAAAGAATATACGTTAAAATTTGAAAAAGACGATACCATTTCAGATTTACAGCCATATTTTTATACTTTAAATGAATCTGCCTTATCAGATGCCATCGGAAAAATTAAAGGTAATGAATTTATAGTAGACTCTTATACTAATTCAAGCGTAATTGGGCATACAGAATCAACATTTGACCGTGAAACATTGATGTTCACTATACCTTACTCTAAAGATTGGAAGGTGCGAGTGGACGGAAAATTGGTGGAAACCAAAAAAGCCTATGATGTATTCTTAGCGATTGATTTAGGTACAGGAAAACATGAAGTTGAATTAACTTATGACCCACCATACTTGGGTTTGGGGTTTGTAGTCAGTGGTATTTCCATGGTAAGCTTAATAATCTGGTATATACTGCCTAGAAAAAAAACAAAATAA
- a CDS encoding very short patch repair endonuclease, whose protein sequence is MDRITPEQRSKVMSSIRAKSHLEDKVAHELHKRGVRYRRNNRKLVGIPDISIQKYKVVIFIDSFFWHSCPIHGNLPKTNVEYWNKKLNRNIEKAKEVNAYYKAHGWHIMRVWEHELKDDYEGTIGRIEAFIRAAKS, encoded by the coding sequence ATGGATAGAATTACGCCAGAACAAAGAAGTAAGGTTATGAGCAGTATCAGGGCAAAATCACATTTGGAAGATAAAGTAGCGCATGAGTTACACAAACGTGGTGTGCGATATAGAAGGAACAATCGGAAGTTAGTAGGAATACCTGACATCTCGATTCAAAAATATAAAGTGGTTATCTTTATTGACTCATTTTTTTGGCATAGTTGTCCTATACATGGGAATCTCCCAAAAACTAATGTGGAGTATTGGAATAAGAAATTGAATCGAAATATAGAGAAGGCAAAAGAGGTCAATGCGTATTACAAGGCTCATGGATGGCATATAATGCGTGTATGGGAGCATGAATTAAAGGATGACTATGAAGGAACGATAGGAAGGATAGAAGCGTTCATAAGGGCAGCAAAAAGTTAG
- the dcm gene encoding DNA (cytosine-5-)-methyltransferase: MKVFKLGELFCGPGGIALGATNATIDNKDFKIVHEWANDYDADTCDTYRFNIAKNNPDSVICGDVRELDIESLSPINALAFGFPCNDFSVVGEQKGFDGKFGPLYTYGVRALKKFQPEWFFAENVGGLASANEGSALGKILLDLQDVGYRVYPHLYKFEQYGVPQARHRIIIIGIRNDLPFEFMPPSPEPYSHLDNTSKNAIENPPITSDALNNELTRQSVNVVERLKHIKPGQNAFTADLPEELRLNVKGAKISQIYKRLDPKKPAYTVTGSGGGGTHMYHYEEPRALTNRERARLQTFPDTYFFKGTKESVRKQIGMAVPPMGAKIIFEAVLKTFAGIPYEGVPCNIKL, translated from the coding sequence ATGAAAGTTTTTAAATTAGGTGAGCTCTTCTGTGGGCCAGGCGGTATTGCCTTAGGTGCTACTAATGCCACTATTGATAATAAAGATTTTAAAATTGTTCACGAGTGGGCTAATGATTATGATGCAGATACTTGCGATACATACCGTTTTAATATTGCTAAAAATAACCCTGATTCCGTCATTTGTGGCGATGTTAGAGAGTTAGATATCGAATCCTTATCTCCTATCAATGCTTTGGCTTTTGGCTTCCCTTGTAACGATTTTTCTGTTGTGGGTGAACAAAAGGGGTTTGATGGTAAATTCGGACCTTTATATACCTATGGAGTTAGAGCCTTAAAGAAATTTCAACCCGAATGGTTCTTTGCTGAAAACGTCGGTGGCTTGGCTAGTGCTAACGAAGGTAGTGCTTTGGGGAAGATTCTTTTGGACCTACAAGACGTTGGTTATAGGGTTTACCCTCATCTTTACAAGTTTGAACAATATGGCGTTCCACAAGCTAGACATAGAATCATTATTATTGGTATTAGAAATGATTTGCCTTTTGAATTTATGCCCCCCAGCCCAGAACCATACAGTCACCTTGATAATACTTCTAAAAATGCAATCGAGAACCCTCCGATTACTTCTGATGCGTTAAATAACGAATTGACTAGACAATCAGTTAACGTAGTTGAAAGGCTTAAACACATTAAACCCGGCCAAAATGCCTTTACTGCAGATTTGCCTGAAGAATTAAGGTTAAATGTTAAGGGAGCGAAAATTAGTCAAATCTATAAAAGGTTAGATCCTAAAAAACCAGCCTATACAGTTACTGGTTCAGGTGGTGGTGGTACGCATATGTATCATTATGAAGAACCTAGAGCCTTAACCAATAGAGAGAGAGCCAGATTGCAAACTTTCCCTGACACATACTTCTTTAAGGGTACTAAGGAGAGCGTCAGAAAGCAAATTGGTATGGCTGTTCCTCCTATGGGGGCTAAGATTATTTTTGAAGCTGTTTTGAAAACTTTTGCAGGTATTCCGTATGAAGGAGTTCCTTGTAACATCAAATTATAG
- a CDS encoding restriction endonuclease FokI C-terminal domain-containing protein, whose translation MFSIINYWWVTRPKRKLNSIPEVLAAVASVSLDNEWGGQRNTHLSVEEALEGYSLKRVGERRDHGGSGGRTYMAWLKSLGLTFTQSSTGLLKLTLAGEAILAGEPPVEILKHQVLKYQFPSAFSTSRNINVNPRFKIRPFRFLLRLLNDPQIGYLTQEEIAKVIIVNAENESEGCYQEVVKRLIDFRTYGDASLDSNFFIKYAPSRGKIKIDKPFNYLNDIANTLINWIEYTQLAIREDSKLVLLDEKVNEVNTILGVVPPFIERPDQDEFFQRKYGVDPKHTKDNRNLTNSRTITSQMLAEQRITQAFISESLKYPVGKIDSKIIANVAYISGLDPKLVEQVLHRKFPNGSINAFMTSYFEMAFKGRDEATEFEVATVEIFNNVFGMEAKHVGPIGLTPDVLVLSDDAGFTGIIDNKAYSKYSISNDHKNRMVYNYIPTYQKERYPLAFFSYIAGGFGNNIDSQLKDISSATNVNGSAISVSNMIQLVQNYSENGYDQLQLKDIFSLNRQVMLTDI comes from the coding sequence GTGTTTTCTATCATTAACTATTGGTGGGTTACTAGACCCAAACGTAAATTAAATTCTATTCCCGAAGTTTTAGCGGCTGTTGCCAGTGTTTCTTTGGATAACGAATGGGGTGGTCAAAGAAATACACATCTTAGCGTTGAGGAAGCTTTAGAAGGTTATAGCTTGAAAAGAGTAGGAGAACGAAGAGATCATGGTGGTAGTGGGGGAAGAACCTACATGGCTTGGCTTAAAAGCCTTGGTTTGACATTCACCCAGAGTTCTACTGGATTATTAAAATTGACTTTAGCAGGTGAAGCTATTCTTGCAGGCGAACCTCCTGTTGAAATATTGAAACATCAGGTACTGAAGTACCAATTTCCATCAGCATTTTCAACTAGCAGAAACATCAATGTTAACCCTAGATTTAAAATTAGACCGTTTAGGTTTTTATTACGTTTGTTGAATGACCCACAAATTGGCTATCTTACTCAAGAAGAAATTGCTAAGGTAATTATCGTTAATGCAGAAAATGAATCGGAAGGTTGCTATCAAGAAGTTGTTAAAAGACTTATAGATTTCAGAACTTACGGTGATGCTTCTCTGGATAGCAACTTTTTCATTAAATATGCCCCCAGTAGAGGTAAAATTAAGATTGATAAACCTTTTAACTATTTAAATGATATTGCAAATACTCTCATAAATTGGATTGAATACACGCAACTTGCCATACGTGAGGATAGTAAATTAGTTCTCCTTGATGAAAAAGTTAACGAGGTCAATACAATTTTGGGCGTTGTACCACCTTTCATCGAAAGACCCGATCAAGATGAATTTTTCCAACGAAAATATGGTGTTGACCCAAAACACACTAAAGATAACCGAAATCTTACTAACAGTCGGACTATCACATCTCAGATGCTTGCTGAACAAAGAATTACTCAAGCTTTCATTTCGGAATCTTTAAAATACCCTGTTGGTAAAATTGACAGCAAAATCATTGCAAATGTTGCTTATATCAGTGGCTTAGACCCTAAACTCGTTGAACAAGTTTTGCATAGAAAATTCCCTAATGGCTCTATAAATGCTTTCATGACAAGCTATTTTGAAATGGCATTTAAAGGTAGAGATGAAGCTACTGAATTTGAAGTCGCAACTGTTGAAATTTTCAATAATGTTTTTGGGATGGAAGCTAAACATGTTGGACCTATTGGGTTAACGCCAGATGTGCTTGTTCTTTCAGATGATGCAGGATTCACAGGCATTATAGATAACAAAGCTTATAGCAAATATTCAATTTCGAATGACCACAAAAATAGGATGGTTTATAATTACATTCCTACTTACCAAAAAGAAAGATATCCACTTGCTTTCTTCTCTTATATTGCTGGTGGTTTCGGTAATAACATTGACAGCCAGTTAAAAGATATTTCTTCTGCTACTAATGTTAATGGTAGTGCTATCAGTGTTTCTAATATGATTCAACTCGTTCAAAATTATTCGGAAAACGGATATGATCAACTTCAATTAAAGGATATTTTCAGCTTGAATAGACAAGTTATGCTAACAGATATTTAA
- a CDS encoding leucine-rich repeat protein: MKNVLASVMDGVEEVTGVKIENSLAGTGGSELIVPNLDSDFVFNPTTGAITGYNGTRLDVVIPEKIGNIVVTSIGDSVFESKGLTSVHIPESVISIGFRAFYGNQLTSIDLPFGITTINESTFAFNQLTSVTLPNSVTIIGNRAFQKNKITSIILPNKLISIGDFALELNQLTSITIPNSVKSLGTGAIQQNSITIVDLGLGLTNIGTQAFHLNKLTSVTIPKSVTSIGVNAFTANPLTSAKVKTGFTVNSNVFPTTTVITRY; the protein is encoded by the coding sequence ATGAAGAATGTATTAGCTTCAGTAATGGATGGTGTAGAAGAAGTAACGGGGGTGAAGATCGAGAATAGTTTAGCTGGAACTGGAGGTAGTGAATTAATAGTACCCAATTTGGATAGTGACTTTGTATTTAATCCAACAACAGGAGCAATAACAGGTTACAACGGAACCAGATTAGATGTAGTAATTCCAGAAAAAATTGGAAATATAGTTGTAACCAGTATAGGAGACTCTGTTTTTGAATCAAAAGGTTTAACGAGTGTCCACATACCAGAAAGTGTAATATCCATAGGCTTTAGGGCATTTTATGGGAATCAATTAACAAGTATAGACCTACCTTTTGGGATAACCACAATAAATGAATCAACTTTCGCTTTCAATCAGCTAACAAGCGTAACTTTACCAAATAGTGTAACCATTATAGGTAATAGAGCCTTTCAAAAAAATAAAATAACAAGTATAATTTTACCAAATAAACTAATCAGTATAGGTGACTTTGCTCTTGAACTTAATCAACTAACAAGTATAACAATACCAAACAGTGTAAAAAGCTTAGGTACAGGAGCAATTCAACAAAACAGTATAACAATTGTAGACCTTGGACTAGGTTTAACCAATATAGGAACGCAAGCTTTTCATCTAAACAAACTAACCAGTGTAACAATACCAAAAAGTGTGACAAGTATAGGTGTTAATGCTTTTACTGCTAATCCATTAACAAGTGCAAAAGTAAAAACAGGATTTACAGTTAATTCTAACGTATTCCCAACGACAACGGTAATAACGAGGTATTAA
- a CDS encoding site-specific integrase, translating to MISISEKKIGKESVFIVTTFAGDDNPTNIISEKIIRVRTFTSQYKGTERYLIYDSDMNVISDTYRFLNHNYKRRANNTVNKSMYALKFLYVFLEIFDKTAQQLDQDDLVKLTYFLTGVTSKGQNIQLDLLTKRGKVTVNSFFSIYRDYFRFLRIADSPIFNENSYAKYVPNKPKTQVQQANKNFKQPPKYISNSDFENIIHYIRKNSVNREIALRNECLVRVMFEGGLRLGEALGSTIEDYILKEIDGKSICFVYIRNRVSNLPYQNAKTCMNVWDKKNYTSFEYQKEGIGYQLTYLSSDTYDLLMDYIDLSQARADKTCSVAYESKAKADAVATCKESNQGNYYVFINSKCTPLSSSSWNKILRNIFESVGLPVDYGVKRYNLSHRFRHGFVMNLLHEQKLSAEQVIERTRHKGITSLAAYYTPTTEDTVRLKIKIEDKINE from the coding sequence ATGATTAGTATTTCTGAAAAAAAGATAGGTAAAGAGTCCGTTTTTATTGTTACAACCTTTGCCGGTGATGATAACCCTACCAATATTATTTCTGAAAAGATTATTAGGGTTCGAACTTTCACATCACAATACAAAGGAACTGAACGTTACCTCATCTACGATTCTGATATGAATGTCATCTCCGATACCTATCGTTTCCTCAACCACAACTATAAACGCAGAGCCAATAACACCGTTAACAAAAGCATGTATGCCCTCAAATTCCTTTATGTTTTCCTTGAAATCTTTGATAAAACAGCTCAACAACTCGATCAGGATGATTTAGTTAAACTCACTTATTTTTTGACCGGTGTCACTTCTAAAGGACAGAACATTCAACTCGATCTCTTAACCAAACGGGGTAAAGTAACCGTAAATTCCTTCTTTAGCATCTATCGTGACTACTTTAGGTTCTTGCGTATCGCTGATTCCCCTATATTCAATGAAAATTCCTACGCTAAATACGTCCCTAACAAGCCAAAAACACAAGTGCAGCAGGCTAACAAGAACTTCAAGCAACCTCCTAAGTATATTTCTAATTCCGATTTTGAAAATATTATCCACTACATCAGGAAAAATAGCGTTAACCGTGAAATAGCCTTGAGAAATGAATGCCTCGTTAGAGTTATGTTTGAAGGAGGTTTACGGTTGGGCGAAGCTTTAGGATCTACGATTGAAGATTACATCCTTAAGGAAATCGATGGAAAATCTATTTGTTTTGTTTATATAAGAAATAGAGTTTCCAATTTGCCTTACCAAAATGCTAAAACTTGCATGAACGTATGGGATAAAAAGAACTACACTTCCTTCGAATATCAAAAAGAAGGTATAGGTTATCAGTTAACATATCTTAGTTCAGATACTTATGATTTACTTATGGACTACATAGATTTATCTCAAGCAAGAGCAGATAAAACATGTAGTGTTGCTTACGAATCAAAAGCGAAAGCTGATGCTGTTGCTACTTGCAAAGAATCTAACCAAGGTAATTATTACGTATTCATCAATAGTAAATGTACTCCGCTTTCAAGCTCCTCATGGAATAAAATATTAAGAAATATATTTGAAAGTGTTGGGCTACCAGTAGATTATGGTGTGAAAAGATACAATCTGAGCCACCGTTTCCGGCATGGTTTCGTTATGAACCTTCTTCACGAACAAAAATTATCCGCAGAACAAGTCATAGAAAGAACCCGACATAAAGGTATTACTAGTTTGGCTGCATACTATACCCCAACAACAGAAGATACTGTCAGGTTGAAAATAAAAATTGAGGACAAAATTAACGAATAG